From Bactrocera oleae isolate idBacOlea1 chromosome 4, idBacOlea1, whole genome shotgun sequence:
CATCGAATCTAAGGACAATCTTTTCGATTCCAACGCTGTTCAATGGTGTTCTAAAACATCGTATGTTTGAAGCTAGTTCAGAGCACAATTGTCTACGGTATTTATGCCAAAGacaattcgaaataatattCCATGTTGCTGATATGAAAGATTGCGTATACGTCGTGGCGTATGCGTTGGATATTAAGCTTGTAATTGATAATTTTCCTTGCCACCTAAATTGGTTTAAGCTCTGAAATCTTACATTCTGCGCAAAATTCAATGAAATAGTTTTCATCATTTGTACTGTAATAAGATAAATACTGGAAATGATCGAAAACCTAGTCAAAATTCTGGTTTTTGACAAATTGGCGGCTTCAccaaaaaaacatagttttttcTGAAAAGATTTACACTTCcgtgtgtaataaaaaaaaaacaatattaatatgaaaatttgtaatCATTTGATTCTTGTAATCCTTGAATCCATCTTAGATATACACATtacctgaaaatttcaagtcgatcagtttcggagaaaattttcaaatatacatatatacattagaaatttttttgaaactcacAAGAGGATACAACCCCTAAATGCAAACATGTCTCGATCTTTTCATACTTAAGAGATATGTATAGGCCTTTAGTTTCTTTAGCGATTTATGGCCTCAATGCTGGGCTTATGCCGCATTTATTCGAGTGGGATTCCTATATAAGGTAACcagtttttatttggttttttttttataagagttgccacctgtttgaaaagtttaaaagaaataaaatattatagtacTAGTATCAAACTAAACATGTTTTGAAAAGATTTTTATAGATTTGCTTTTTTcgaagagttgccacctgtttgaaatattgaaaataaataaaaataatattataatatgagTATTTAACTACAAATGTTTATGAAGGATTTTAATAGGATATAATATTTCCGAGAGTTGTCACCTGTTGCGATTGGATACTTGTCGGTTTTCCGATATCTTCTTGTGTTCTAGCGTTGAACCCTTGTATCGCCAGTGGGCTCAGCAAGCGCTGGTCAATTACCAGAACTTGTGTCACTGCAAGATCCTTCTGGCCCACAGTAAACCACTTAGCCTCTTTTAGCAAAGTCAATCTTGCCACAATTGCAGATGTTCTGATTGGACTATACAATAGGTTCAAACGCGGTGTGGCTAAATATTCTGTCGTCGCTCTATGCCAAAGCTATATGGGCGAAGACAGGGAATCAACTTTCCACTTTCTTCCCTATTGCCGAGCTTTTGCCAGACTGAGATTAAAATACCTCGGTAACCACACCTTTGGAGAAATTGCTATTGACCGCATAAATAAATCTGTGGTAAGCTTATAATGCTTTGTTGATCTATGAAAATCTGGTGTTCCACTTTTAGAAGTTTATGGGTAACTCAAAGAACGAATATCTGTTCTAGTGGGATTCATCAATTTTACCTAACCTGCCAcctgttgaaaatttttcatttaaacatagtttttaaaataaattcaattgcttCTCAATTGCTCattcttttgataaatatgtgtttcatgtcataaaattagtatttagattgtttaaaaaataataatatagtcaaaattcataaataaaaatttttgcattcGAGTTTATTTTACTTCAAGGTTACCATAAATTGTGTTACTTACAATTaaacaacaatatatttttttataaaaattatataagaacgtaactaaattttttaaggtCTAGGTTTAGCTTGCATAATAATAATTGACtaataatttacaatatttctcctaatttatattaataatatatcaattcaacatatgtatatatgtgtgtgtaacaaTACTATGTAGTGCAAAGGAACGAGGTATTTGCATTTTGTATTTAACTCTCCGCACCCTCCTCAGTTGTAGAAACGAATGCGATCGCGATAATTTCGGATGCTATCAAGCAAAATGCAAGCAAAGACGGAGCCAATTAACTGcaaaaaataccattttattaaagttatcGCACTCCTCTATACAAGTTTGAGAAAGCTTACCTCCGTGATAATCAAACACCAGCTAATAGTGTTAAAGCTGCTCGTCTTCTCAGTCAAATATTCGCCGAATTTCTTCTCACAACCATCCACATAGAGATTTAGAACGTTCGTACAGTCCTGGTAGCGACAACAGCTGGGCGGCGGAACTTTGTCCATGAGAAAATAGTCATTGGCGCTGCTCTTGCCGCAGCACTGGAGCTGTAAGTaggaaattaataatattttagtagAGCGAAAGTAGATAAATATTTGGGTTACAGGATGCTGTTTTCTAGGTATGTGAAAtgagtatataatatttgtgggTAATAAATCACTTATAAATCTTACCCACTCTTCATAAAAAGAcaatgttgtatttttattcgtATTTCGCTTATCCCAGAGTTCATCGAAACCGCGCTGTAAACCACTTGAAAGGCTGCCACTAGTTGCCGTGTAGCTGATGCTCAcgagaaatatttgtataaccaGCAAAATGACTAAAATAACAGCATACTGAAAAGAAAATAgagattatttaattttttttttttgttataatatttatctGTTATATTGCTTTGCAAATATGCTAAGTTTACTCGAAAATTGAAACTCTGCTCTTTTTAGCTTCATTAGTTTTCTTTTGAAAGCAGGTAACTAccgattttttctaattttcgaATAAAAAGGCATTTTACAGAGACTTTAAGAGTATGAGTGATGACTTTTAACGATTCAAAAGTACTTTGAGGTTATATTGAGGTGTCGTCGTTGATTTTGAACATTCCGGTTGCAGAAACGGATTTAGAATTAACGTAGAACTGTAGCAGTAATCCTAAAAATTAATGACAATTGCCCCTAAGCAGACAATATCAAATCTGCAAGTATATTTCCGACTGCTCTAGTGATGCGGCTTAAACTTTAAAGGGCCCGAAGAATGTGGAAAAGAAggttaactaaatatttattaaagtatGGTGAACGATAAATAATATTCTTGGCGCTGTGATACTGATGCTCTTTTGGgccaaaaatttcataatttactcAAAACGAATTTTATGTTCTAAATGCATTCAGCTGATGTTACTGAGTTTAAAATTAGTGAACTAGGAACTTATGTGAAAAAGACTAAGACACCTGTATAAGCAGTCACATACGTTAGAATTATTTCGGTACaactatttaaacaattaaatgtAACTGTTTTATAGTTGTactttattttgatatatacagttataagcTTTAATTAAGCGGCCCTTTGGTGCAGTGGATAGCACATTGGACTTCTAATCCAAAGGTCGCGGGTTCGATCCCCGCAAGGGCTCTAGAAAGTTCTATTTTGCCCTTAACAGTACGTTAGCATTTGAATTAGTCGTCTACGAGTTGTAGCATTCGAAATTCGAGGTTTTTAACTGTGTTGAAACCAATTCAGAATTCAAGTCATCTCAAAATATTCCTCAAGCTTTTTcaaatcaatatacatatgtataatttatatacttacataatgGATCATAACTTACACTTATCAACATGCTTTTAGACTCCATATAAGTTGCAGCACAGCCAAAGACCGCCATCACCAGTAACACTGCTCCCAGTAGTACAATTACTATGGCAACAAGGGTTTCACTATTATCCACATCAATTTCTCCAATATTACTATGTAGCCAAGCTCCAAACCACATTAGAGTTACACCCATGAtctaaaaataaagagaaagaataagaaagaaattgaaatttctcgaactaatattatatttaagctcGTAATATTCTTTgcagttttttaatattaatacagGAGCTGAAGCAAATCCCTAAACAAGCTATAAACTCCATATTACTTgttgataataaaatatttagggaGAGTACATAGTGAAACAAGAAAAATGCTGTGATTTAAAGAACGAGTAAAAAAGAAGATAAAAATACTTCCAAATACAGCTTCCTAATAGCTATTTTACCATCCAATAAATTTGAGTCTAGTCAAGCTCATTTAAAATGCGCGTATTAACCAAAtccataaaaaaatatcttagatTGGTATAACCTTTTTATATTcttgtgaagtttgatcttcaGTTGTCAATTATTGTAGTGTTTGAGTTGCACAACGCATTCAGTAAAGATCGTGAAGTCAACGAAAACATGCGAAATGCgatcttatggatcgactcaacacattttgattaatgttttgggtgtgaagcgtgtcaatgctagactcgtaccaaaagatccAGAACTGATGTGTCGGCGCTTCTTGGATTCAGTGGATAGCACATTGGACTTCTAATCCAAAGGTCGCGGGTTCGATCCCCACAAGGGCTCTAGGAAATCATATTTTCTTGAATATGGTCTTGTTCTCCTATAACAGTTCCTACAGGGGCACTGTAATCTTGAACATTAATCTGTTGTCAAATTTCAAAAAGTGATTACTACCTGCTCCTCCAGGTCCTTCTTCATCTTGCCATACGGAGTTTCAGTGAAAAAGTTCGGCAAGGTAAATTATAGGAATCAACCTCATTTCAGCTGTGCattaactttaaaaaatctCTCGACGTAGTCGTGTTTAATGTCTCAATAATGCGCAAGCCGTCGTTAAATCGGTTCACAAAGACTTACATTTAAGTTTCAAGATCATGTTTACAGATTCTAGTCTTCTAATGAAATGCCATAAAAGTTGACTAATTGTATGCTTTCCTAGGAGCCCAAGGTGTGAACTAATGGAATTTTCTATCTCGTGTGGATGCCACAGTAGACAGTCTTACATAAGGACCGATTAACTCTTTTTATAAATTCAGTCTTCAGTGAATTTCCCAACTTCACTTGGTCACTAGCTTCTGTTTTGATGAATGTTGAACGGCAGACAGTAAATGCAAGAAAAAAAGACAGTGAATTCTTTCGAATTTAAGGAGGCCCTATTAGGAAAGGTAAGACTGGAAATCTTGTCGGACGCTAACTGTCAAAGTTATATGGAAGCAGGTGAGGTAGAAACGCACTTCTCCTTTATTGTCCAGATTTCCCAAGGCTAAAGCCGGAATTAATATAAGCCACCTCAATAAATTTCTGGCATATTTAGGTATGACATTGGACCGGCGTTCTCAGCTGTCTAAATGGGATCTTCTTTTGGATCGACCTGCTAACCTGGCCTTAAGGTCCAAATAAACTTCGgaaaaagtattttgttttgttcgCTTTCGATTGTCGATCAAGTATACTAAAGCATTACTTCTCAACACCTACAACCACCTGTAACCCACCTGTGTGATTATGAACATGTGGCTACGATTTTCTATAGCCAATTAAGTTGTACCCACACAcgcatttatttttgaaaataacagTTTCACAAATCCCAATAACATTTGCCACTACtgtacacaatttttattttgaaagctTTGTTGAAAGCTCAAAAACGCTCAAACTTCAAAAAGTTTGCACAACTGTTTTCACAAACGGTTTTTCAAATATTGCTTATATACGCTTGCGATGCAGAAGGAAGAAAAGAAAGTGCAAACAGAAATTTGAAatgacaacaaaacaaaaaaataaaaatgaaatgtttaacaaaacaagaaatgaaacttaaaaaacaacaaaaaacctcacatacatatagtatagtatgtatgtatgtgtttgtggctgattgcattaaaaatgagaaaagcGTAAAGAACGGTCAAACTttgcagtttatttttaaatagtcgCACACAATATGACTAATTTTTGTCATCAACGTCTGCAAGCAATGCGCTAAATTGCCAAGGTAAATAACGGAAAAGTGAAAATGTGTCTCATTGAAGAGACGTAATTAGGTGAAAGAGAATATAagaattttagaaattaattaagtgaattaaatgcaatttttagcCAATGAACAAGATGTACACAATTGACTTA
This genomic window contains:
- the Tsp42Eh gene encoding tetraspanin-9, translating into MIRCTRKRLKVTLFVFNAICAIMGVTLMWFGAWLHSNIGEIDVDNSETLVAIVIVLLGAVLLVMAVFGCAATYMESKSMLISYAVILVILLVIQIFLVSISYTATSGSLSSGLQRGFDELWDKRNTNKNTTLSFYEEWLQCCGKSSANDYFLMDKVPPPSCCRYQDCTNVLNLYVDGCEKKFGEYLTEKTSSFNTISWCLIITELIGSVFACILLDSIRNYRDRIRFYN